One window of the Streptomyces sp. NBC_00259 genome contains the following:
- a CDS encoding gluconokinase, with translation MSTPHVVVVMGVSGTGKTTIGPLLADALGVPYAEGDDFHPAENIAKMSAGTPLDDSDRWPWLDAIGEWAHGRAGLGGVVSSSALKRAYRDRLRAAAPDAVFLHLTGDRALIERRMAERKGHFMPTALLDSQFATLQPLQEDEAGVSVDVSGSPEEITERAVAALRRLDSAES, from the coding sequence ATGAGCACTCCCCACGTCGTTGTGGTGATGGGCGTGTCAGGAACCGGCAAGACCACGATCGGTCCCCTGCTCGCCGACGCACTGGGCGTTCCCTACGCCGAGGGCGACGACTTCCATCCCGCCGAGAACATCGCCAAGATGTCCGCCGGCACACCGCTGGACGACTCGGACCGCTGGCCCTGGCTGGACGCCATAGGGGAATGGGCACACGGCCGGGCCGGGCTCGGCGGTGTCGTCAGCAGCTCCGCGCTGAAGCGCGCCTACCGGGACCGGCTGCGGGCCGCCGCCCCGGACGCCGTCTTCCTCCATCTGACCGGCGACCGTGCGCTGATCGAGCGGCGCATGGCCGAGCGCAAGGGCCACTTCATGCCCACCGCGCTGCTCGACTCGCAGTTCGCCACCCTGCAGCCGCTGCAGGAGGACGAGGCCGGCGTCTCCGTCGACGTGTCCGGCTCCCCCGAAGAAATCACCGAGCGGGCCGTCGCCGCACTGCGCCGGCTCGACAGCGCAGAAAGCTAA
- a CDS encoding YidH family protein, protein MSDWVRSLRLWFAPGRIRDEGETPDYRFSLANERTFLAWIRTALALIAGGFAVDQFLPDLRWGVRVGLSLALIGAGVLCAFRAVNHWVRCERAIRRGEDLPVSRFPSVLALVVAAVSVTMVVVVAWGRG, encoded by the coding sequence GTGAGCGATTGGGTACGGAGTCTGCGGCTGTGGTTCGCGCCCGGGCGGATTCGGGACGAGGGCGAGACGCCCGACTACCGCTTCTCCCTCGCCAATGAGCGCACCTTCCTCGCCTGGATCCGGACCGCGCTCGCGCTCATCGCCGGAGGCTTCGCCGTCGACCAGTTCCTCCCCGATCTGCGGTGGGGTGTGCGGGTGGGGCTGTCGCTCGCGCTGATCGGGGCGGGAGTGCTCTGCGCGTTCCGGGCGGTCAATCACTGGGTGCGGTGCGAACGGGCGATACGGCGCGGCGAGGATCTGCCCGTGTCGCGCTTCCCCTCGGTCCTGGCGCTGGTCGTGGCCGCCGTCTCGGTCACCATGGTGGTGGTCGTGGCGTGGGGGCGCGGGTGA
- a CDS encoding NADP-dependent oxidoreductase, with translation MKAISYRRYGGPEVLEYGELPEPKVGPDAVLVRVRAAAVNPVDWKCREGYLDPVLDAVFPVVPGWDVAGTVARTGASVPEFDVGDEVIGYVREDLLCHGTFAEYVAAPVRTLARKPRNLSFEEAAGLPLAGLTAYQVLTQALGVGHGDTLLVHAAAGGVGSIAVQLARHFGARVIGTASEHSHEHLRDLGAEPVTYGEGLAERVRALAPGGVDAILDSVGGEALTVSAELLADGGRLASIADPAVTALGGRYVFVRPNTADLYRLSELAEEEIISVHVARTFPLERTADAHRLSQEGHTRGKIVVTLDGED, from the coding sequence ATGAAGGCGATCAGCTACCGCCGCTACGGCGGTCCCGAGGTCCTGGAGTACGGCGAACTGCCGGAGCCCAAGGTCGGCCCGGACGCCGTCCTCGTCAGAGTGCGGGCGGCGGCCGTCAACCCGGTCGACTGGAAGTGCCGCGAAGGCTACCTGGACCCCGTCCTCGACGCCGTCTTCCCGGTGGTCCCCGGCTGGGACGTCGCCGGGACCGTCGCCCGGACCGGTGCCTCCGTCCCGGAGTTCGACGTCGGTGACGAGGTGATCGGCTACGTCCGGGAGGACCTCCTCTGCCACGGCACCTTCGCCGAGTACGTGGCCGCCCCGGTCCGCACCCTCGCCCGCAAACCGCGCAACCTGAGCTTCGAGGAGGCGGCCGGACTGCCGCTGGCCGGGCTCACCGCGTACCAGGTGCTCACCCAGGCGCTCGGCGTCGGACACGGCGACACCCTCCTCGTGCACGCCGCCGCCGGTGGGGTCGGATCGATCGCCGTGCAGCTCGCCCGCCACTTCGGCGCACGGGTCATCGGCACGGCCAGTGAGCACTCCCACGAGCATCTGCGCGATCTGGGCGCCGAGCCGGTCACCTACGGCGAGGGGCTGGCCGAGCGGGTACGGGCCCTGGCCCCCGGCGGTGTCGACGCGATCCTCGACAGTGTGGGCGGCGAGGCCCTGACCGTGTCGGCGGAGCTGCTCGCCGACGGCGGAAGGCTCGCCTCCATCGCCGACCCCGCGGTCACCGCACTCGGCGGACGCTATGTCTTCGTGCGGCCGAACACCGCGGACCTCTACCGGCTGAGTGAACTCGCCGAGGAGGAGATCATCTCCGTCCATGTGGCCCGCACCTTCCCGCTGGAGAGGACGGCCGACGCACACCGGCTCAGTCAGGAGGGCCACACCCGCGGAAAGATCGTCGTCACCCTCGACGGGGAGGACTGA
- a CDS encoding cytochrome b/b6 domain-containing protein yields the protein MTSTPGSAGRTAATTPRPSERPARVRRFSRAERWVHRTTAALMLLCVVTAACLYVPDLAELVGRRHLVVTLHEWSGLLLPVPFLFGLASRPFRKDLRRLNRFGPHDRRWLRAVRRRDRDPGARPAGKFNAGQKLYAGWIAGAVLVMLGTGLLMWFTHLAPLVWRTGATFVHDWLALTIGIVLIGHIRMALADPEARRGMRTGSVERPWARREHPLWDPDDD from the coding sequence ATGACGTCGACGCCTGGGTCGGCCGGTCGAACGGCCGCGACGACACCCCGACCGTCTGAACGGCCCGCCCGCGTACGGCGCTTCAGCCGCGCCGAGCGCTGGGTGCACCGCACCACCGCGGCCCTGATGCTGCTGTGCGTGGTGACCGCGGCCTGTCTGTACGTACCCGACCTCGCCGAACTCGTCGGCCGCCGCCACCTCGTGGTGACCCTGCACGAGTGGTCGGGCCTGCTGCTGCCCGTGCCGTTCCTGTTCGGTCTGGCCTCGCGTCCGTTCCGCAAGGATCTGCGTCGGCTGAACCGCTTCGGGCCGCACGACCGCCGGTGGCTGCGGGCCGTGCGCCGCCGGGACCGCGACCCCGGGGCCCGACCGGCGGGGAAGTTCAACGCCGGGCAGAAGCTCTACGCCGGCTGGATCGCGGGTGCGGTGCTGGTGATGCTCGGCACCGGGCTGCTGATGTGGTTCACGCATCTCGCCCCGCTGGTGTGGCGTACCGGAGCGACGTTCGTGCACGACTGGCTCGCGCTCACCATCGGGATCGTCCTGATCGGCCACATCAGGATGGCGCTCGCCGACCCGGAGGCACGCCGTGGCATGCGCACCGGGTCGGTCGAGCGCCCATGGGCCCGGCGGGAGCACCCGCTGTGGGACCCGGATGACGACTGA
- a CDS encoding MBL fold metallo-hydrolase: MPATDPYAVRLAPSVHAYVQPDGGWCLNNAGFVSDGESTLLVDTAATEERARLLREALLATGAPLPRTLVNTHHHGDHTYGNGVFTPEAVVVGHESCRQEVIAAGHQLHLIWPETDFGDIRITPPGTTYGERLTLRAGGTEVRLIHPGAAHTVGDTIVHLPEHGVVFTGDLIFQGGTPFIPMGSLSGSLRALGLLRSLDAGTVVPGHGPVTDPSAYDATERYLLYVAELAEAARAKGLTPLEAAQGADLGEFAALRESERLVANLHRAYAELDGLPEGSPLDIAAVFGDLTVMNGGVPVACHA, encoded by the coding sequence GTGCCCGCCACCGACCCGTACGCCGTCCGCCTCGCTCCCTCCGTGCACGCCTATGTGCAGCCGGACGGCGGCTGGTGCCTCAACAACGCCGGGTTCGTCAGTGACGGGGAGTCCACGCTGCTCGTGGACACCGCCGCCACCGAGGAGCGGGCCCGGCTGCTGCGCGAGGCGCTCCTGGCGACCGGCGCGCCCCTGCCGCGTACGCTCGTCAACACGCACCACCACGGCGATCACACGTACGGCAACGGTGTGTTCACGCCCGAGGCCGTCGTCGTCGGTCACGAGTCCTGCCGGCAGGAAGTGATCGCGGCCGGGCACCAGCTCCATCTCATCTGGCCGGAGACCGACTTCGGGGACATCAGGATCACCCCGCCCGGCACGACGTACGGCGAGCGTCTGACGCTCCGCGCCGGCGGGACGGAGGTCCGGCTGATCCACCCCGGCGCCGCCCACACCGTCGGTGACACGATCGTCCATCTCCCGGAGCACGGGGTCGTCTTCACCGGCGACCTGATCTTCCAGGGCGGCACGCCGTTCATCCCCATGGGCTCGCTGAGCGGCTCGCTGCGCGCGCTCGGGCTGCTGCGTTCCCTGGACGCCGGGACGGTCGTCCCGGGCCACGGCCCGGTCACGGATCCGTCGGCGTACGACGCGACGGAACGGTATCTGCTGTACGTCGCCGAACTCGCCGAGGCCGCGCGCGCCAAGGGCCTCACCCCGCTGGAGGCCGCACAGGGCGCGGACCTCGGGGAGTTCGCCGCGCTGCGGGAGAGCGAGCGGCTGGTGGCCAATCTCCATCGCGCGTACGCCGAACTGGACGGGCTGCCGGAGGGCTCACCGCTGGACATCGCCGCGGTCTTCGGGGACCTGACGGTGATGAACGGCGGCGTTCCGGTGGCATGTCACGCGTGA
- a CDS encoding ASCH domain-containing protein, with product MSEDEPLKPYLLAFPGPVRDRLVAAVLSGEKVSTTGLLAEYEAEDEDLPEAGERWGLIDSAGREVAVLEVTEVRVLPLAGVDLRHALDEGEGHLTVAAWRSAHERFWHSQEMREALGAPDFTVDDTTMLVAERFRVVRRLDVA from the coding sequence ATGAGCGAGGACGAGCCCCTCAAGCCGTATCTGCTGGCCTTCCCCGGACCGGTGCGCGACCGGCTGGTCGCCGCCGTCCTCTCCGGGGAGAAGGTGTCCACCACCGGGCTGCTGGCCGAGTACGAGGCGGAGGACGAGGACCTGCCCGAGGCGGGCGAACGCTGGGGCCTGATCGACTCGGCGGGGCGCGAGGTCGCGGTGCTGGAGGTGACGGAGGTCCGCGTGCTGCCGCTGGCCGGGGTGGACCTCCGGCACGCTCTCGACGAGGGCGAGGGCCACCTGACGGTCGCCGCATGGCGCTCGGCCCACGAACGCTTCTGGCACAGCCAGGAGATGCGCGAGGCCCTGGGCGCCCCGGACTTCACGGTCGACGACACGACCATGCTGGTGGCGGAACGCTTCCGCGTGGTGCGCCGCCTGGACGTGGCCTAG
- a CDS encoding FAD-binding dehydrogenase → MPYDTDVIVIGAGLAGLVATAELVDAGRRVILLDQEPEQSIGGQAHWSFGGLFFVDSPEQRRMRIKDSHDLALQDWLGTAGFDREDDHWPRRWAEAYVDFAAGEKRSWLHAQGVRFFPVVGWAERGGYDANGHGNSVPRFHITWGTGPGLVEPFERRVREGVARGLVDLRFRHRVTGLSRTAGAVDTVTGEILQPSDAERGSASSREVAGSFELRAQAVVVTSGGIGGNHDLVRAQWPERLGTPPEKMLSGVPAHVDGLMLGIAETAGARHINRDRMWHYTEGIENWNPIWARHGIRILPGPSSLWLDARGRRLPVPLFPGFDTLGTLEHITRSGYDYTWFVLDQRIIGKEFALSGSEQNPDLTGRSVRGVIDRARAEVPGPVKAFMDNGADFVVEKDLGALVRGMNALTKEPLIDEAALRREITARDREIANPFTKDLQITAMRGARKYLGDKLIRTASPHRILDPAAGPLIAVRLNILTRKSLGGLETDLSSRVLTEGGEPLPGMYAAGEAAGFGGGGVHGYRSLEGTFLGGCIFSGRAAGRAAAEAVA, encoded by the coding sequence ATGCCGTACGACACCGATGTCATCGTGATCGGGGCAGGACTGGCGGGCCTCGTGGCCACCGCGGAGCTCGTCGACGCCGGGCGCAGGGTCATCCTGCTCGACCAGGAGCCCGAGCAGTCGATCGGCGGACAGGCCCACTGGTCCTTCGGCGGCCTCTTCTTCGTCGACTCGCCGGAACAGCGCCGGATGCGCATCAAGGACAGCCACGACCTCGCCCTCCAGGACTGGCTCGGCACCGCCGGCTTCGACCGCGAGGACGACCACTGGCCACGCCGCTGGGCCGAGGCGTACGTCGACTTCGCCGCCGGTGAGAAGCGGTCCTGGCTGCACGCGCAGGGCGTCAGGTTCTTCCCGGTCGTCGGCTGGGCCGAGCGCGGCGGCTACGACGCCAACGGGCACGGGAACTCCGTGCCGCGTTTCCACATCACCTGGGGGACCGGCCCGGGCCTCGTCGAGCCCTTCGAGCGCAGGGTCCGTGAGGGCGTCGCACGCGGACTCGTCGACCTGCGCTTCCGGCACCGGGTGACCGGCCTCAGCCGTACGGCCGGGGCCGTCGACACCGTGACCGGCGAGATCCTTCAGCCGTCCGACGCCGAGCGCGGCAGTGCGAGCAGCCGCGAGGTAGCCGGGTCCTTCGAACTCCGCGCCCAGGCCGTCGTCGTCACCTCCGGCGGCATCGGCGGCAACCACGACCTCGTCCGCGCCCAGTGGCCCGAGCGGCTCGGCACCCCGCCCGAGAAGATGCTGTCCGGTGTCCCGGCCCATGTCGACGGGCTGATGCTCGGCATCGCGGAGACGGCCGGCGCCCGGCACATCAACCGCGACCGCATGTGGCACTACACCGAGGGCATCGAGAACTGGAACCCGATCTGGGCCCGGCACGGCATCCGCATCCTGCCCGGTCCCTCCTCGCTCTGGCTGGACGCGCGCGGACGGCGGCTGCCCGTACCGCTCTTCCCCGGCTTCGACACCCTCGGGACGCTGGAGCACATCACCAGGTCCGGCTACGACTACACCTGGTTCGTCCTCGACCAGCGCATCATCGGCAAGGAGTTCGCGCTCTCCGGCTCCGAGCAGAACCCGGACCTGACGGGCAGGTCCGTGCGCGGCGTCATCGACCGGGCACGCGCCGAAGTGCCGGGCCCGGTCAAGGCGTTCATGGACAACGGAGCGGACTTCGTCGTCGAGAAGGACCTCGGCGCACTGGTGCGCGGGATGAACGCGCTCACCAAGGAGCCCCTCATCGACGAGGCCGCGCTGCGCCGCGAAATCACCGCCCGAGACCGGGAGATCGCCAACCCGTTCACCAAGGACCTCCAGATCACGGCGATGCGCGGGGCCCGCAAGTACCTCGGCGACAAGCTCATCCGCACCGCGTCCCCGCACCGCATCCTCGACCCCGCGGCCGGGCCGCTCATCGCCGTACGGCTCAACATCCTGACCCGGAAGTCCCTCGGCGGCCTGGAGACGGACCTGTCCTCCCGTGTCCTCACGGAGGGCGGCGAGCCGCTGCCGGGGATGTACGCGGCGGGCGAGGCGGCGGGCTTCGGCGGCGGAGGCGTCCACGGCTACCGGTCGCTCGAAGGCACCTTCCTCGGTGGCTGCATCTTCTCCGGCCGCGCCGCGGGCCGGGCGGCGGCCGAGGCGGTCGCCTGA
- a CDS encoding DUF202 domain-containing protein, with protein sequence MRDPGLQPERTRLAWRRTTLAFTVAAVLAARQVVHRQGLSGSDVVAFALSALVWLAFLSLAHRRIRAMAVLRPPGAMPLGQALAATACTLALAAFAVAIVW encoded by the coding sequence GTGCGAGATCCGGGGCTGCAGCCGGAGCGGACCCGGCTCGCGTGGCGCCGGACGACGCTCGCGTTCACGGTGGCGGCGGTGCTGGCGGCCCGGCAGGTCGTGCACCGACAGGGGCTCAGCGGGAGCGATGTCGTCGCCTTCGCGCTCAGCGCGCTGGTGTGGCTCGCGTTCCTGTCGCTGGCGCACCGGCGCATCAGGGCGATGGCCGTGCTCCGGCCGCCGGGCGCGATGCCCTTGGGCCAGGCGCTCGCCGCGACCGCCTGCACGCTGGCGCTCGCCGCGTTCGCCGTCGCGATCGTGTGGTGA
- a CDS encoding molybdopterin-dependent oxidoreductase, with protein MKDPTTPRAPDADPDADADPASDVDPAPDADPDAAPDSEGAPVGRRLVLGVLGLGAAGVATAPYLQRGLEGFLGAVADKDPTKLTGLLPNGGGFRYYSVAASVPRRTAADYRLTVDGLVERPGSYTLDALRALPQTRVVRDVQCVTGWRVPGTAFEGVTLSALLDAAGVRPEARAIRFTCFDGTYSESLTLDQARRSDVLVCLRMQDKPLSHAHGGPVRLYVAPMYFYKSAKWLSGISLTREVRPGYWEERGYDVDAWVGRSNGRDDTPTV; from the coding sequence GTGAAGGATCCCACCACCCCACGGGCCCCGGACGCGGACCCGGACGCGGACGCGGACCCGGCCTCGGACGTGGACCCGGCCCCGGACGCGGACCCGGACGCGGCCCCTGACTCCGAGGGCGCGCCCGTCGGACGGCGCCTCGTGCTCGGCGTGCTCGGCCTCGGCGCCGCCGGAGTCGCCACCGCGCCGTACCTCCAGCGCGGCCTCGAAGGGTTCCTCGGCGCGGTCGCCGACAAGGACCCCACCAAGCTCACCGGCCTGCTCCCCAACGGCGGCGGCTTCCGCTACTACTCGGTCGCCGCGTCCGTCCCCCGCAGGACCGCGGCGGACTACCGCCTCACCGTGGACGGACTGGTCGAGCGGCCCGGGTCGTACACCCTGGACGCGCTGCGCGCGCTGCCGCAGACCCGTGTGGTGCGCGACGTCCAGTGCGTCACCGGCTGGCGCGTCCCCGGCACCGCGTTCGAGGGTGTGACCCTGTCGGCCCTGCTGGACGCCGCCGGGGTACGGCCGGAGGCCCGGGCCATCCGGTTCACCTGCTTCGACGGCACGTACAGCGAGAGCCTCACCCTCGACCAGGCACGCCGCTCCGACGTCCTGGTCTGTCTGCGGATGCAGGACAAGCCGCTCAGCCACGCGCACGGCGGCCCGGTGCGGCTCTACGTCGCGCCCATGTACTTCTACAAGTCCGCGAAGTGGCTCTCCGGGATCTCCCTGACCCGCGAAGTGCGGCCCGGGTACTGGGAGGAGCGAGGTTATGACGTCGACGCCTGGGTCGGCCGGTCGAACGGCCGCGACGACACCCCGACCGTCTGA
- a CDS encoding APC family permease, with protein MPPASSSTSNTRTSATSTSDINTYKGQERALRADRLGTPGLLLSVLAASAPLMVVAGVMPTVFGVMGIVGQPLLYVILGVVLMLFSVGYAEMSRHVHNAGAFYAYIARGLGPTAGAGASLVALVAYSAMQVGIYGILGFEVAGLLATHLGLTVAWWVPALAAAAIVAVLGWLKIDLNARVLGVLLVVECALVVIFDIAAIAEPGPEGLSLSAFNPDTLTGAGLGTALCFCIAAFVGFEQSPVYAEETSRPQVVVSRVMFLAVGYAALFLALSAWALTVATGPGSITGQAAKEGPGLLFTLTGSRLGGTFTDVLHVLFVTGMFAALLSFHNVVARYAFAMGREGLLPAGFGRTNKASGAPATGSVLQSVVSVLVIGAFAVTDGMPAGDPTTPVLRLFTWMGNIGALGVILLMAAASFAVIAFFVRRGAAGPQAWRLVCSGLAGLALVAIAVYTVKDFDVLIGAGPGSSLSWILPGIVGAALVGGLLYGTVLRSVRPEVHARIGLGNEAFRLEQAAAPEEPAGTKA; from the coding sequence ATGCCGCCGGCCAGTTCGAGCACGAGCAACACCAGAACGAGCGCCACCAGCACGAGCGACATCAACACCTACAAAGGGCAGGAACGCGCGCTGCGCGCCGACCGGCTCGGCACCCCGGGTCTGCTGCTCTCGGTGCTCGCCGCCAGCGCACCGCTGATGGTCGTCGCCGGAGTCATGCCCACCGTCTTCGGTGTGATGGGCATCGTCGGCCAGCCCTTGCTGTACGTGATCCTCGGCGTCGTGCTGATGCTGTTCAGCGTCGGCTACGCCGAGATGAGCCGCCATGTCCACAACGCCGGTGCCTTCTACGCGTACATAGCCCGGGGCCTCGGCCCCACCGCGGGCGCCGGCGCCTCGCTCGTCGCCCTCGTCGCGTACAGCGCGATGCAGGTCGGCATCTACGGCATCCTCGGCTTCGAGGTCGCCGGGCTGCTCGCCACCCATCTCGGTCTGACCGTCGCCTGGTGGGTCCCGGCGCTCGCGGCCGCCGCGATCGTCGCCGTGCTCGGCTGGCTGAAGATCGACCTCAACGCCAGGGTGCTCGGCGTGCTCCTCGTCGTCGAGTGCGCGCTCGTCGTCATCTTCGACATCGCGGCCATCGCCGAACCGGGACCGGAGGGCCTCTCGCTCAGCGCCTTCAACCCGGACACCCTCACGGGCGCGGGCCTCGGCACCGCGCTGTGCTTCTGCATCGCCGCGTTCGTCGGCTTCGAGCAGTCCCCGGTGTACGCGGAGGAGACCAGCCGCCCCCAGGTCGTCGTCTCACGCGTGATGTTCCTCGCCGTCGGGTACGCGGCGCTGTTCCTCGCGCTCAGCGCCTGGGCGCTGACCGTGGCCACCGGTCCCGGCTCCATCACCGGACAGGCGGCCAAGGAGGGCCCCGGGCTGCTGTTCACCCTCACCGGCAGCCGACTCGGCGGCACCTTCACCGACGTCCTGCACGTCCTCTTCGTCACCGGCATGTTCGCGGCACTGCTCAGCTTCCACAACGTCGTCGCGCGCTACGCGTTCGCCATGGGCCGCGAAGGACTGCTGCCGGCCGGCTTCGGCCGGACGAACAAGGCGAGCGGCGCCCCCGCCACCGGTTCCGTGCTCCAGTCCGTGGTCTCCGTCCTGGTGATCGGGGCCTTCGCCGTCACCGACGGGATGCCGGCCGGCGACCCGACCACGCCGGTGCTGCGCCTGTTCACCTGGATGGGCAACATCGGGGCGCTCGGTGTGATCCTGCTGATGGCGGCGGCCTCCTTCGCCGTGATCGCCTTCTTCGTGCGCCGCGGCGCGGCCGGACCGCAGGCCTGGCGCCTGGTCTGCTCCGGCCTCGCCGGTCTCGCGCTCGTCGCGATCGCCGTGTACACGGTCAAGGACTTCGACGTCCTGATCGGCGCTGGCCCCGGTTCCTCGCTGAGCTGGATCCTGCCCGGCATCGTCGGCGCCGCCCTGGTCGGCGGCCTGCTGTACGGCACGGTCCTGCGGTCCGTACGACCCGAGGTGCACGCCCGTATCGGACTCGGCAACGAGGCCTTCCGGCTGGAGCAGGCCGCGGCGCCCGAGGAGCCGGCCGGCACCAAGGCGTGA
- a CDS encoding NUDIX hydrolase, protein MSTASRPEPHPESRPGPNPASGPASGPASSPASGPASGPADEILDIVDENDEVIGQAPRGEAYARGLRHRCVFVQARDARGRIFVHRRTPTKLVFPSLYDMFVGGVVGAGESYDDAALREAEEELGVAGLPRPVPLFTFLYEAPDCDPDAIPQTWWSAVYEVRCELPVHPQAEEVAWHAFLPESELVARLGEWRWVPDGLAAYERLRGLRSPARGHGGARPTGQ, encoded by the coding sequence ATGAGCACCGCTTCCCGTCCGGAGCCGCATCCGGAGTCCCGTCCGGGGCCGAATCCCGCCTCGGGCCCCGCCTCGGGCCCCGCCTCGAGCCCCGCTTCTGGCCCCGCTTCTGGCCCCGCCGACGAGATCCTCGACATCGTCGACGAGAACGACGAGGTCATCGGCCAGGCCCCGCGCGGCGAGGCGTACGCACGCGGTCTGCGCCACCGCTGCGTCTTCGTCCAGGCCCGGGACGCGCGGGGCCGGATCTTCGTGCATCGCCGCACCCCGACGAAGCTCGTCTTCCCGTCCCTGTACGACATGTTCGTCGGCGGTGTCGTCGGCGCGGGCGAGTCGTACGACGACGCGGCGCTGCGCGAGGCGGAGGAGGAGCTGGGCGTCGCCGGACTCCCCCGCCCCGTACCGCTCTTCACGTTCCTGTACGAGGCCCCGGACTGCGACCCGGACGCGATCCCGCAGACCTGGTGGTCCGCGGTGTACGAGGTCCGCTGCGAGCTGCCGGTGCACCCGCAGGCCGAGGAGGTCGCCTGGCACGCCTTCCTCCCGGAGTCCGAGCTGGTGGCGCGGCTCGGTGAGTGGCGGTGGGTACCGGACGGCCTCGCCGCGTACGAGCGGCTCCGCGGCCTCCGGTCGCCCGCGCGGGGGCACGGCGGCGCCCGCCCCACGGGGCAGTAG
- a CDS encoding GntT/GntP/DsdX family permease: MTRLSVEMLAADATEPITSAGNAQLGIAVLAGIAVIVVLITRFKLHAFLALTIGSLALGAFAGAPLDKTIVSFTTGLGTTVAGVGVLIALGAILGKLLADSGGADEIVDTILAKASGRSMPWAMVLIASIIGLPLFFEVGIVLLIPVVLMVAKRGNYSLMRIGIPALAGLSVMHGLIPPHPGPLVAIDAIGANLGVTLALGLVVAIPTVIIAGPVFSKYAARWVDIEAPGGMIPQRATEDLEKRPSFAATVSTVLLPVVLMMSHALVEIVVDNPENPLQRVTAVIGSPLIALLTAVIVGMFTLGRAAGFTKDRIATTVEKSLAPIAGVLLIVGAGGGFKTTLIDIGVGQMIMDISKNWAIPTLLLAWLIAVAIRLATGSATVATISAAGLVAPLAAGMGTAETALLVLAIGAGSLFFSHVNDAGFWLVKEYFGMSVGQTVKTWSAMETIISVVGIVCVLLLSLVL; encoded by the coding sequence GTGACCCGTCTCAGCGTCGAGATGCTGGCAGCGGACGCCACCGAACCGATCACCTCGGCGGGCAACGCACAGCTCGGCATAGCCGTCCTCGCCGGCATCGCCGTCATCGTCGTGCTCATCACCAGGTTTAAGCTGCACGCCTTTCTGGCGCTGACGATCGGCTCGCTGGCGCTGGGCGCCTTCGCCGGTGCTCCGCTGGACAAGACCATCGTGTCGTTCACGACGGGGCTCGGCACCACCGTCGCGGGCGTCGGCGTGCTCATCGCGCTCGGCGCGATACTCGGCAAGCTGCTCGCGGACTCCGGGGGCGCCGACGAGATCGTGGACACGATCCTCGCCAAGGCGAGCGGACGGTCCATGCCCTGGGCGATGGTCCTGATCGCCTCGATCATCGGACTGCCCCTCTTCTTCGAGGTCGGCATCGTCCTGCTGATCCCGGTCGTCCTGATGGTCGCCAAGCGCGGCAACTACTCGCTGATGCGGATCGGCATCCCGGCCCTCGCCGGTCTGTCCGTGATGCACGGCCTCATCCCGCCGCACCCCGGCCCGCTGGTGGCGATCGACGCCATCGGCGCGAACCTGGGCGTCACCCTGGCGCTGGGCCTCGTCGTGGCGATACCCACCGTGATCATCGCCGGCCCGGTGTTCTCCAAGTACGCCGCCCGCTGGGTGGACATCGAGGCGCCCGGCGGCATGATCCCGCAGCGGGCCACGGAGGACCTGGAGAAGCGCCCGAGCTTCGCCGCCACCGTCTCCACCGTCCTGCTGCCGGTCGTCCTGATGATGTCCCACGCGCTGGTCGAGATCGTCGTCGACAACCCCGAGAACCCGCTGCAGCGGGTCACCGCGGTCATCGGCTCCCCGCTGATCGCGCTGCTCACGGCCGTCATCGTCGGCATGTTCACGCTGGGCCGCGCCGCCGGCTTCACCAAGGACCGGATCGCTACCACCGTCGAGAAGTCGCTGGCCCCGATCGCGGGCGTGCTGCTCATCGTCGGCGCCGGCGGCGGCTTCAAGACCACGCTGATCGACATCGGTGTCGGTCAGATGATCATGGACATCTCCAAGAACTGGGCCATCCCGACCCTGCTGCTGGCCTGGCTGATCGCGGTGGCGATCCGGCTGGCCACCGGCTCCGCGACCGTCGCGACCATCTCCGCGGCCGGTCTGGTCGCCCCGCTCGCCGCCGGCATGGGCACGGCCGAGACCGCGCTGCTGGTGCTGGCGATCGGTGCCGGTTCGCTCTTCTTCAGCCACGTCAACGACGCCGGATTCTGGCTGGTGAAGGAGTACTTCGGGATGAGCGTCGGCCAGACCGTCAAGACCTGGTCGGCGATGGAGACCATCATCTCGGTGGTCGGCATCGTCTGCGTACTGCTGCTGTCCCTGGTCCTTTAG